Proteins co-encoded in one Seriola aureovittata isolate HTS-2021-v1 ecotype China chromosome 1, ASM2101889v1, whole genome shotgun sequence genomic window:
- the mmp15b gene encoding matrix metalloproteinase-15 gives MASTSRDRCFWLLWRRTLLALWLCALGASGAEDDSTFNAESWLRMYGYLPQANRQMSTMRSAQILSNAISDMQRFYGLEVTGHMDPQTISAMRRPRCGVPDKFGGQIKTNVRRKRYALTGHKWNKSHLTYSIQNYTPKIGEYNSYEAIRRAFKVWERVTPLTFDEIPYQEIKYGRRKEPDIMIFFASGFHGDSSPFDGEGGFLAHAYFPGPGMGGDTHFDSDEPWTIGNQNIQGNDLFLVAVHELGHALGLEHSNNPLAIMAPFYQWMETENFELPDDDRRGIQQIYGQPDSGPTQALPTVTPRRPEPRPPQTPPRHPDRPRTTDRPDHYGPNICEGNFDTVAMLRGEMFVFKGRWFWRVRRNRVLDNYPMPIGHFWRGLPGDIDAAYERHDGRFVFFKGNRFWLFREANLEPGYPQELTDYGQEIPYDRIDTAIWWEPSGFTYFFQGDWYWRFNEQSRSADRGYPKPISVWGSSVPSAPKGAFLSDDGAYTFFYKGSKYWKFDNHRMKSEPGYPKSILRDFMGCSVDLDPDRDTDTDSGPKFPDVNRPPFNPDAGRDADKGKDNDGTDRGGTDKDTGKGSDDKDDDYREGREEDTNEVDVVLKVDDSEERTMNILMVTIPLVLVLCILGLIYAIINTLQSKGAPRLLVHCKRSLQDWV, from the exons tCATGGCTGAGGATGTACGGTTACCTGCCCCAGGCCAACAGACAGATGTCCACCATGCGATCAGCTCAGATCCTGTCCAACGCCATCAGCGATATGCAGCGGTTCTATGGCCTAGAAGTCACCGGACACATGGACCCTCAAACTATCAG CGCCATGAGGAGACCCCGCTGCGGTGTACCTGACAAGTTTGGAGGCCAGATCAAAACTAACGTGCGGCGGAAACGCTACGCCCTCACTGGACATAAATGGAACAAGAGCCACCTCACATACAG CATCCAGAACTACACTCCCAAGATTGGAGAGTATAACTCCTATGAGGCCATCCGGCGGGCCTTTAAAGTCTGGGAGAGGGTCACCCCACTGACCTTTGACGAAATCCCCTACCAGGAGATCAAATATGGACGCCGCAAGGAGCCAGACATCATGATCTTCTTTGCTTCAGGTTTTCATGGAGACAGCTCTCCTTTTGATGGAGAAGGGGGCTTCCTCGCTCATGCCTACTTCCCTGGACCTGGAATGGGAGGGGACACGCACTTTGATTCCGACGAACCGTGGACCATAGGAAACCAGAACATTCAAG GTAATGACCTCTTCCTGGTCGCGGTGCACGAGCTGGGTCACGCCCTGGGTTTAGAGCACTCCAACAACCCACTGGCCATCATGGCTCCTTTTTACCAATGGATGGAGACTGAGAACTTCGAGCTGCCTGACGATGACCGGCGCGGCATACAACAGATCTATG GTCAGCCAGACAGCGGCCCCACCCAGGCGCTGCCCACAGTGACACCCCGTCGCCCAGAACCGAGACCACCCCAAACACCTCCTCGTCACCCTGACCGCCCCAGGACCACCGACAGACCAGATCACTACGGACCCAATATCTGTGAAGGGAACTTTGACACGGTTGCTATGCTCCGAGGagagatgtttgttttcaag GGCCGTTGGTTCTGGCGGGTGCGTAGGAACAGGGTTCTGGATAACTACCCCATGCCCATCGGTCACTTCTGGAGGGGTCTGCCTGGAGACATAGACGCTGCCTATGAAAGACACGACGGCAGGTTCGTCTTCTTTAAAG gaaACAGATTCTGGCTTTTCAGGGAGGCTAACCTGGAGCCTGGCTATCCACAGGAGCTGACTGATTATGGTCAAGAAATTCCCTACGACCGAATAGACACAGCCATCTGGTGGGAGCCATCCGGCTTCACTTACTTCTTTCAAGGAGACTG GTACTGGCGTTTCAACGAGCAGTCGCGCTCAGCTGACAGAGGATACCCGAAACCAATCAGCGTGTGGGGATCGTCGGTGCCCTCTGCTCCCAAGGGGGCCTTCCTCAGCGATGATGGAG CTTACACCTTCTTCTACAAGGGTTCTAAATACTGGAAGTTTGACAACCACCGCATGAAGAGCGAGCCTGGCTACCCCAAGTCCATCCTGAGAGACTTCATGGGCTGCAGTGTGGACCTGGACCCGGACAGAGACACGGACACAGACTCGGGACCCAAATTCCCAGATGTGAACCGTCCACCGTTCAACCCAGATGCCGGACGTGACGCCGACAAGGGCAAAGACAATGACGGAACGGATCGAGGCGGGACAGACAAGGACACGGGAAAAGGATCAGATGACAAAGATGACGACTACCGCGAGGGTCGCGAGGAAGACACCAACGAGGTGGACGTGGTGCTGAAGGTGGACGACAGCGAGGAGCGGACCATGAACATCCTGATGGTAACCATCCCGCTGGTCCTGGTGCTGTGCATCCTGGGACTGATCTACGCCATCATCAACACGCTGCAGAGCAAAGGGGCGCCGCGGCTGCTGGTGCACTGCAAGCGCTCGCTGCAGGACTGGGTGTGA